Proteins encoded within one genomic window of Mycolicibacterium monacense:
- a CDS encoding urea amidolyase associated protein UAAP2, with protein sequence MTTTSDTAEALVPGHTILDETVAARAPWSAVVAAGDVLTIVDLDGNQAVDCLLYSAADTAIRYSAPETIARQGRIALTTGSVLRADTGAALMTVVADEVGVHDTLGGACSKESNTLRYGQHTRAQHGCMENFLIEGARHGLDARDLASNINWFMNVPVDPDGALGIVDGLSGPGKRVALRADIDTLVLVSNCPQINNPCNAFDPTPVRMIVTRP encoded by the coding sequence GTGACCACCACTTCCGACACCGCCGAAGCCCTCGTGCCCGGCCACACCATCCTCGACGAGACGGTCGCCGCCAGGGCGCCGTGGTCGGCGGTGGTGGCCGCCGGCGACGTCCTCACCATCGTCGACCTCGACGGCAACCAGGCCGTCGACTGCCTGCTCTACTCCGCCGCCGACACCGCGATTCGGTACTCCGCCCCGGAAACCATTGCGCGGCAGGGCAGGATCGCGTTGACCACCGGATCGGTGCTGCGCGCCGACACCGGTGCGGCGCTGATGACCGTCGTCGCCGACGAGGTGGGCGTCCACGACACCCTCGGCGGCGCCTGCTCGAAGGAATCGAACACGCTGCGCTACGGGCAGCACACCCGCGCACAGCACGGCTGCATGGAGAACTTCCTGATCGAAGGCGCCCGCCACGGGCTGGATGCCCGCGACCTCGCCAGCAACATCAACTGGTTCATGAACGTCCCCGTCGACCCCGACGGTGCCCTCGGCATCGTCGACGGGCTGTCCGGTCCGGGTAAGCGGGTCGCGCTGCGCGCCGACATCGACACCCTGGTGCTCGTGTCGAACTGTCCGCAGATCAACAACCCCTGCAACGCCTTCGATCCCACGCCGGTCCGGATGATCGTGACGCGCCCGTGA
- a CDS encoding urea amidolyase associated protein UAAP1: protein MPPSTSAPQATGAHLTSDLRTSDGADASSTATTAGARAHARAQHGRTAEHMRHIPATAAPAPPEGIPAERLVWSEAVAPGGYTAAVLARGTRIRLTDVHGDACAHVLLHRADATHERLNVADTVKVPWQAYLGKGHPLLSGFGRVLATVVADTSGHHDALAGTTTRDGNDAKYGASAPQSATPAGRELLLLAALKNGMAQRDLVPSVSFFQGVRVDADGVLQWRGSAGPGTTVDLLLHVDTIVSLANTAHLLDPRPQFTCSTLHLHAWPAATELDLLSAGELIGPLGPEHRQAIANTDADLAARGAL, encoded by the coding sequence ATGCCGCCGTCGACGTCGGCCCCGCAAGCCACGGGAGCACACTTGACCAGCGATCTCCGCACGTCCGACGGCGCCGACGCGTCGTCGACCGCCACCACCGCCGGGGCCCGTGCCCACGCCCGCGCCCAGCACGGACGCACCGCCGAGCACATGCGCCACATCCCCGCGACGGCCGCCCCGGCCCCGCCCGAGGGCATACCGGCCGAACGTCTCGTGTGGTCGGAGGCCGTCGCCCCGGGCGGCTACACCGCCGCCGTGCTGGCCCGCGGCACCAGGATCCGCTTGACCGATGTCCACGGCGACGCCTGCGCGCACGTGCTGCTGCACCGCGCCGACGCGACGCACGAGCGGCTCAACGTCGCCGACACGGTCAAGGTGCCGTGGCAGGCCTACCTCGGGAAGGGGCATCCGCTCCTGAGCGGATTCGGCCGGGTGCTGGCGACGGTGGTGGCCGACACCTCCGGACACCACGACGCCCTGGCGGGCACGACGACGCGCGACGGCAACGATGCGAAGTACGGGGCGAGTGCCCCACAGTCCGCGACGCCGGCCGGACGTGAGCTTCTTCTGCTCGCCGCACTGAAAAACGGTATGGCACAACGTGATCTGGTGCCATCGGTGTCGTTCTTCCAGGGTGTCCGGGTCGATGCCGACGGGGTCCTGCAGTGGCGCGGCTCGGCGGGTCCCGGTACGACGGTCGACCTGCTGCTGCACGTCGACACCATCGTCTCGCTCGCCAACACCGCACACTTACTCGACCCGCGCCCGCAGTTCACCTGTTCCACGCTGCACCTCCACGCCTGGCCCGCCGCAACCGAACTCGACCTGCTGAGCGCCGGCGAACTGATCGGCCCGCTCGGTCCCGAGCATCGCCAGGCCATCGCCAACACCGACGCCGATCTCGCCGCCCGAGGAGCGCTGTGA
- a CDS encoding YciI family protein: MFHVLTLTYLQPLDVIDETRPDHLDWLAREVESGRILLAGRVEAQTGAVLVTGDLSAEEADALAAADPYSKAGVVSYARTSFNGAFRAPGL, translated from the coding sequence GTGTTCCACGTGCTGACGCTGACCTATCTGCAACCCCTCGACGTCATCGATGAGACGAGGCCCGACCACCTGGACTGGCTGGCCCGCGAGGTCGAATCGGGGCGCATCCTGCTCGCCGGCCGCGTCGAGGCCCAGACCGGTGCGGTGCTCGTCACAGGCGACCTGAGCGCCGAGGAGGCCGACGCGCTGGCCGCCGCGGACCCGTACTCGAAGGCCGGAGTGGTGTCGTACGCACGCACTTCGTTCAACGGGGCCTTCCGGGCGCCGGGCCTCTAG
- a CDS encoding NAD(P)-dependent alcohol dehydrogenase translates to MGITVSAYAATSATAPLTETTITRREVGPHDVAFDIHFSGICHSDIHTVKGEWGRTQYPIVPGHEIAGVVTEVGAEVTKYKVGDRVGVGCFVDSCRECDNCRAGIEQYCTGSGMVGTYNAVGRDGERTQGGYSGAIVVDENYVLRIPDALPLDAAAPLLCAGITTYSPLRHWNAGPGSRVAVIGLGGLGHLAVKLAKAMGAEVTVLSQSLKKMEDGLRLGADAYYATSDPDTFAELKGTFDLILNTVSANIDLAAILSLLRVDGTVVELGMPEHPMSVPAGALIGGRRSISGSLIGGIAETQEMLDFCAEHGVRPEIEIIEPTYINEAYERVVASDVRYRFVIDTAGLRN, encoded by the coding sequence ATGGGTATCACTGTTTCTGCTTATGCCGCCACGTCGGCGACCGCACCGTTGACCGAGACCACGATCACGCGCCGCGAGGTCGGTCCGCACGACGTCGCCTTCGACATCCACTTCAGCGGCATCTGCCACTCCGACATCCACACCGTCAAGGGCGAGTGGGGCCGCACGCAGTACCCGATCGTGCCGGGTCACGAGATCGCGGGCGTGGTGACCGAGGTCGGCGCCGAGGTGACGAAGTACAAGGTCGGCGACCGTGTCGGCGTGGGCTGTTTCGTGGACTCGTGCCGTGAGTGCGACAACTGCCGCGCCGGCATCGAGCAGTACTGCACCGGCTCCGGCATGGTCGGCACCTACAACGCCGTCGGCCGCGACGGCGAGCGCACCCAGGGCGGGTACAGCGGCGCGATCGTCGTCGACGAGAACTACGTGCTGCGCATCCCCGACGCGCTGCCCCTCGACGCCGCGGCACCGCTGCTGTGCGCCGGCATCACCACCTACTCGCCACTGCGGCACTGGAACGCCGGGCCGGGCAGCCGCGTGGCGGTGATCGGGCTCGGCGGACTGGGCCACCTGGCCGTCAAGCTCGCCAAGGCGATGGGCGCGGAGGTCACCGTGCTCAGCCAGTCGCTGAAGAAGATGGAGGACGGGCTGCGGCTCGGCGCCGACGCCTACTACGCCACCTCGGATCCGGACACCTTCGCCGAGCTGAAGGGCACCTTCGACCTGATCCTGAACACCGTCTCGGCCAATATCGACCTCGCAGCGATCTTGAGCCTGCTGCGCGTCGACGGCACGGTGGTCGAACTCGGCATGCCCGAGCACCCGATGTCGGTGCCGGCCGGTGCACTCATCGGCGGCCGCCGCAGCATCTCCGGCTCGCTGATCGGTGGCATCGCCGAAACCCAGGAGATGCTGGACTTCTGCGCCGAACACGGGGTGCGTCCGGAGATCGAGATCATCGAACCGACCTACATCAACGAGGCGTACGAGCGCGTGGTCGCCAGCGATGTGCGGTACCGATTCGTCATCGACACCGCGGGACTGCGCAACTGA
- a CDS encoding alpha/beta hydrolase — MSFIQSFRRRLLAGALAALLLPGLIAVAGGTATAGAYSRPGLPVETLMVPSAAMGRDIPVKFQGGGTKAVYLLDGLRARDDNSGWDIETAAFENYFESGLSVVMPVGGMSSFYTNWQGPAVGNGQTYTYQWETFLTAELPAYLAANKGISPSGNAVVGLSMSGSSALILAAYHPGQFSYAGSLSGYLNLSDGLWPTLVGFAMRDSGGFDATAMWGPGGGPAWKRNDPTVNVGKLVANGTRIWVYCGTGRPGDLGGGGDIPGQLLEAITLDSNRQFQSEYRAAGGSNATFNFPANGTHGWGYWGSQLNAMKGDIQRTLGV, encoded by the coding sequence ATGAGTTTCATACAGAGTTTCCGGCGCAGGCTGTTGGCCGGCGCGTTGGCGGCGTTGCTGTTGCCGGGCCTGATCGCCGTCGCCGGCGGTACGGCGACGGCAGGTGCGTATTCGCGGCCGGGTCTGCCGGTCGAGACGCTCATGGTGCCGTCGGCCGCCATGGGCCGCGACATCCCGGTCAAGTTCCAGGGTGGCGGCACCAAGGCCGTCTACCTGCTCGACGGGCTGCGCGCGCGCGACGACAACAGCGGCTGGGACATCGAGACCGCGGCTTTCGAGAACTACTTCGAATCCGGCCTGTCGGTCGTGATGCCCGTCGGCGGCATGTCCAGCTTCTACACCAACTGGCAGGGCCCGGCCGTGGGTAACGGTCAGACCTACACCTACCAGTGGGAGACCTTCCTGACCGCCGAGTTGCCGGCCTACCTGGCCGCCAACAAGGGCATCTCGCCCAGCGGTAACGCGGTCGTCGGGCTGTCCATGTCGGGGAGCTCCGCGCTCATCCTGGCTGCCTACCATCCGGGTCAGTTCAGCTACGCGGGCTCGCTGTCGGGTTACCTCAACCTGTCCGACGGCCTCTGGCCGACGCTGGTCGGCTTCGCGATGCGCGACTCCGGTGGCTTCGACGCCACCGCGATGTGGGGCCCCGGTGGCGGCCCGGCGTGGAAGCGCAACGACCCGACGGTCAACGTCGGCAAGCTGGTGGCCAACGGCACCCGGATCTGGGTGTACTGCGGGACCGGCCGGCCCGGCGACCTCGGCGGCGGCGGCGACATCCCGGGTCAGCTCCTCGAGGCGATCACCCTCGACAGCAACCGCCAGTTCCAGAGCGAGTACCGGGCCGCAGGTGGCAGCAACGCCACCTTCAACTTCCCGGCCAACGGCACCCACGGGTGGGGTTACTGGGGTTCGCAGCTCAATGCCATGAAGGGCGACATCCAGCGCACGCTGGGCGTCTGA
- a CDS encoding MFS transporter yields MTSDAVDVDRAGGDLVGGVPRRRIVIASMVGTTIEFYDFYIYATAAVSVFPHLFFPKSDSTTALLASLATFGLAFVARPLGSVLFGHFGDRAGRKTTLVASLLVMGIATFAIGLLPTYSQVGIIAPALLAIMRFSQGLALGGEWSGAALLATETAKPGRRGWAAMWPQLGAPLGFLLANGLFLGLILLLGHSNVTPDTDGAFLTWGWRVPFLLSAVMVALGLYVRLRIMETPVFTRAVARGEKVKAPVAEVFRTSWRQLIIGTFVMLATYTLFYIVTTWALSFGTGKKPPDGAGRGFPYVDFLQMQLIAVLFFAAVLPLSGLCADRFGRRRTLLVVTAGIMVYGLLFAPMLGSADTSSATMLVFLIIGMTLMGFTFGPMSAVLPELFPTNVRYTGSGIAYNVSSILGAAVAPFIATWLATTYGVGWVGVYLLIAGSLTFIAVLVMRETKDAPLDSVDTLQQAR; encoded by the coding sequence ATGACCAGCGACGCCGTGGACGTCGACCGCGCAGGGGGCGACCTCGTCGGCGGTGTTCCGCGCCGGCGCATCGTGATCGCATCGATGGTCGGCACCACCATCGAGTTCTACGACTTCTACATCTATGCGACTGCGGCCGTCTCGGTGTTCCCCCACCTGTTCTTTCCCAAGAGCGATTCGACGACGGCGCTGCTGGCGTCGCTGGCCACGTTCGGTCTCGCCTTCGTGGCCCGGCCGCTGGGATCGGTACTGTTCGGCCACTTCGGCGACCGCGCGGGCCGCAAGACCACGCTGGTCGCGTCGCTGCTGGTGATGGGTATCGCGACCTTCGCCATCGGCCTGCTGCCGACGTACTCGCAGGTGGGCATCATCGCCCCGGCGCTGTTGGCGATCATGCGCTTCTCACAGGGTCTGGCGCTCGGCGGGGAATGGAGCGGCGCGGCGCTGCTGGCCACCGAGACCGCCAAGCCGGGCAGGCGCGGGTGGGCCGCGATGTGGCCGCAACTGGGGGCGCCGTTGGGCTTCCTCCTGGCCAACGGCCTGTTCCTCGGCCTGATCCTCCTGCTCGGCCACAGCAACGTCACCCCGGACACGGACGGCGCGTTCCTCACCTGGGGGTGGCGGGTGCCGTTCCTGCTGAGCGCCGTGATGGTCGCGCTCGGGCTGTACGTGCGGCTGCGCATCATGGAGACCCCGGTCTTCACCCGGGCGGTCGCCCGCGGCGAGAAGGTGAAGGCTCCGGTCGCCGAGGTGTTCCGGACGAGCTGGCGACAGCTGATCATCGGCACGTTCGTGATGCTCGCGACCTACACGCTGTTCTACATCGTCACCACGTGGGCGCTGAGTTTCGGCACCGGCAAGAAGCCGCCGGACGGCGCCGGCCGCGGGTTCCCGTACGTCGACTTCCTGCAGATGCAGCTGATCGCGGTGTTGTTCTTCGCGGCGGTCCTGCCGTTGTCCGGCCTGTGCGCCGACCGCTTCGGCCGGCGCCGCACGCTGCTGGTGGTGACCGCCGGGATCATGGTCTACGGTTTGCTGTTCGCCCCGATGCTGGGGTCGGCAGACACCTCGTCGGCGACGATGCTGGTCTTCCTGATCATCGGAATGACCTTGATGGGCTTCACTTTCGGGCCGATGAGCGCCGTGCTACCGGAGTTGTTCCCGACCAACGTCCGCTACACGGGGTCCGGGATCGCCTACAACGTGTCGAGCATTCTCGGGGCCGCGGTGGCCCCGTTCATCGCCACCTGGCTCGCGACGACCTACGGGGTCGGATGGGTCGGGGTGTACCTGCTGATCGCAGGTTCGCTCACTTTCATCGCGGTCCTGGTCATGCGCGAGACGAAGGACGCCCCGCTCGACTCGGTGGACACCCTGCAGCAGGCTCGCTAG
- a CDS encoding nitroreductase/quinone reductase family protein produces MPLRYVDPHKRHSRRYRAIEAFSRSGPGQFLAHHLWSRVDPWLYRATGGRYPSVFGGPSTAPLMTTGAKSGQPREHQITYFHEGSDPIVTASNYGGPRHPQWYYNLKAHPECELGDEKFVATEITDPQEYARVYGLAEQVYAGWSDYRLKTEPIGRHIPVFRLKPR; encoded by the coding sequence ATGCCGTTGCGTTACGTCGATCCGCACAAGCGGCACAGTCGCCGGTATCGGGCCATCGAGGCCTTCAGCCGATCGGGCCCGGGGCAATTCCTGGCGCACCACCTCTGGTCTCGAGTCGACCCGTGGCTGTACCGCGCAACGGGCGGCCGTTATCCCTCGGTTTTCGGCGGGCCGTCGACCGCCCCTCTGATGACGACGGGCGCAAAGTCCGGACAACCCCGCGAGCACCAGATCACCTATTTCCACGAGGGATCCGATCCGATCGTGACGGCCTCGAACTACGGCGGGCCCAGACACCCGCAGTGGTACTACAACCTCAAGGCGCATCCGGAATGCGAACTGGGCGACGAGAAGTTCGTGGCGACCGAGATCACCGATCCGCAGGAGTATGCCCGCGTGTACGGGCTTGCCGAGCAGGTCTACGCCGGGTGGAGCGACTACCGACTCAAAACCGAACCGATCGGTCGTCACATCCCGGTTTTTCGGCTCAAACCGCGGTAG
- the nrdF gene encoding class 1b ribonucleoside-diphosphate reductase subunit beta, with amino-acid sequence MKLIDRVSAINWNRLQDDKDAEVWDRLTGNFWLPEKVPVSNDIPSWNTLTAHEKQLTMRVFTGLTLLDTIQGTVGAVSLIPDALTPHEEAVYTNIAFMESVHARSYSNIFSTLCSTAEIDDAFRWSEENPNLQRKAEIVMQYYKGDEPLKRKVASTLLESFLFYSGFYLPMYWSSRAKLTNTADMIRLIIRDEAVHGYYIGYKFQKGLALQDPATQAELKDYTYELLFELYDNEVEYTQDLYDSVGLTEDVKKFLRYNANKALMNLGYEALFPRDETDVNPAILSALSPNADENHDFFSGSGSSYVIGKAVVTEDEDWDF; translated from the coding sequence ATGAAGCTGATTGACCGCGTCTCGGCGATCAACTGGAACCGTCTGCAGGACGACAAGGACGCCGAGGTGTGGGACCGGCTCACGGGCAACTTCTGGCTGCCCGAGAAGGTGCCGGTGTCCAATGACATCCCGTCCTGGAACACGCTGACCGCCCACGAGAAGCAGCTCACGATGCGGGTGTTCACCGGTCTGACGCTGCTGGACACCATCCAGGGCACCGTCGGCGCGGTCAGCCTCATCCCCGACGCGCTCACCCCGCACGAGGAGGCGGTGTACACCAACATCGCGTTCATGGAGTCGGTGCACGCCCGCAGCTACAGCAACATCTTCTCCACGCTGTGCTCGACGGCCGAGATCGACGATGCGTTCCGCTGGTCGGAGGAGAACCCGAACCTGCAGCGCAAGGCCGAGATCGTCATGCAGTACTACAAGGGTGACGAACCGCTCAAGCGCAAGGTCGCCTCGACGCTGCTGGAGAGCTTCCTGTTCTACTCGGGTTTCTACCTGCCGATGTACTGGAGCAGCCGCGCCAAGCTGACCAACACCGCCGACATGATCCGGCTGATCATCCGCGACGAGGCCGTGCACGGCTACTACATCGGCTACAAGTTCCAGAAGGGACTGGCGCTGCAGGATCCCGCGACCCAGGCCGAGCTCAAGGACTACACCTACGAGCTGCTCTTCGAGCTGTACGACAACGAGGTCGAATACACCCAGGACCTCTACGACAGCGTCGGCCTGACCGAGGACGTCAAGAAGTTCCTGCGCTACAACGCCAACAAGGCCTTGATGAACCTCGGGTACGAGGCGCTGTTCCCGCGCGACGAGACCGACGTCAACCCGGCGATCCTGTCCGCACTGAGCCCCAACGCCGACGAGAATCACGACTTCTTCTCCGGTTCGGGGTCGAGCTACGTGATCGGCAAGGCCGTGGTCACCGAGGACGAGGACTGGGACTTCTAG
- a CDS encoding TetR/AcrR family transcriptional regulator — protein MRRGSRARTGAEPGGKVDARSERWREHRKKVRSEIVDAAFRAIDGQGPDVSLREIAEEAGTAKPKIYRHFTDKSDLFQAIGQRLRDMLWSAIFPSIDLSVDSGREVIRRSVEQYVRLVDEHPNVIRFLIQGRFAEQSESTMRALNESREITLAMAELFDNELREIELDAAALELAAYAAFGSIASATDWWLGAEPDSPRRMPSEEFVAHLTTIMIGSINGTCELLGIKLDPDLPLHEGVRRNEHVA, from the coding sequence GTGCGACGAGGGTCGAGAGCACGCACCGGTGCCGAACCGGGCGGCAAAGTGGACGCGCGCAGCGAACGCTGGCGCGAGCACCGCAAGAAGGTGCGCTCGGAAATCGTCGACGCCGCGTTCCGGGCCATCGACGGGCAGGGCCCCGACGTCAGCCTGCGGGAGATCGCCGAAGAGGCCGGCACCGCCAAACCCAAGATCTACCGCCATTTCACCGACAAATCCGACCTCTTCCAGGCCATCGGTCAGCGGCTGCGGGACATGTTGTGGTCGGCCATCTTCCCGTCGATCGACCTGTCCGTGGATTCCGGCCGCGAGGTCATCCGGCGCAGCGTCGAACAGTACGTACGGCTGGTCGACGAGCATCCCAACGTCATCCGGTTCCTGATCCAGGGCCGCTTCGCCGAGCAGAGCGAATCGACCATGCGGGCGCTCAACGAGAGCCGCGAGATCACGCTCGCGATGGCCGAACTGTTCGACAACGAGCTGCGCGAGATCGAACTGGACGCCGCCGCGCTCGAACTCGCCGCGTACGCCGCGTTCGGCTCGATCGCCTCGGCGACCGACTGGTGGCTGGGCGCCGAACCGGACAGCCCCCGACGGATGCCGTCGGAGGAGTTCGTCGCACACCTCACGACGATCATGATCGGGTCGATCAACGGCACGTGCGAACTGCTCGGGATCAAACTCGACCCCGACCTGCCGCTGCACGAGGGCGTCCGCCGCAACGAACACGTCGCCTGA